Proteins from one Halanaerobiales bacterium genomic window:
- a CDS encoding MATE family efflux transporter gives MKIDDPDLKEEIVETESTKKIIFKLAWPVIAERSLMTFTRIVDMMMVGRIGAAAITAIGLSMQPLFLIQAIGASISVGTTALVARFVGAKEEKRGGKVLQQSLLIASFLAFVLLGLYYYFAKNIITMMGAEGEVIRLGTMYLQILAPGMYFMFLSFMVFAALRGAGDTQTPMKINILVNILNVIGNYALIFGNLGAPELGFMGAAIATSVSRGLGGVLVIIHVFRKTSVITIVKKNFFTIDFELIQRVLKVGLPAAMEQFVMRIAQIFYVRLVAGLGTIAYASHQVAVNAESLSYMPGFGMAVAATTLVGQNLGAKQPEQAEESAFESWKIGSMIMGVMALVFLIFPEFLMKLYTDDPEIIRLGVRNLRIVAFAQIPMGTQFIFAGALRGAGDTKSVFYSTAISSWIGRLGMAYIFINIFNWGLVGAWLAMVIDWSIRGGYVFLRFRSGKWKKIKV, from the coding sequence ATGAAAATAGATGATCCAGATTTAAAAGAAGAAATTGTTGAAACTGAATCTACCAAAAAAATTATATTTAAATTGGCCTGGCCGGTAATTGCCGAAAGATCTTTAATGACTTTTACAAGAATAGTTGATATGATGATGGTTGGAAGGATAGGAGCAGCAGCAATTACAGCTATTGGTCTTTCTATGCAACCTTTATTTTTAATTCAGGCAATTGGAGCTTCAATTAGTGTTGGGACAACAGCATTAGTAGCTAGATTTGTTGGGGCAAAGGAAGAAAAAAGGGGAGGAAAAGTTTTACAACAATCTCTACTAATAGCAAGTTTTTTGGCTTTTGTTTTACTTGGATTATATTATTATTTTGCTAAAAACATAATAACAATGATGGGAGCTGAAGGTGAAGTAATTAGGCTTGGAACAATGTATTTACAAATTTTAGCTCCTGGTATGTATTTTATGTTTTTAAGTTTTATGGTTTTTGCTGCATTAAGGGGTGCTGGAGATACTCAAACTCCAATGAAGATTAATATACTGGTAAATATTTTAAATGTAATCGGAAATTATGCTTTAATATTTGGTAATTTAGGTGCACCTGAACTTGGTTTTATGGGAGCTGCAATAGCTACAAGTGTTTCAAGAGGATTAGGTGGTGTTTTAGTTATTATTCATGTTTTTCGTAAAACTTCTGTTATTACAATAGTAAAGAAAAATTTCTTTACTATAGATTTTGAATTAATTCAAAGGGTTTTAAAAGTAGGACTTCCTGCTGCGATGGAACAATTTGTAATGAGAATCGCTCAAATTTTTTATGTTCGTTTGGTTGCTGGTTTGGGTACTATTGCTTATGCATCTCATCAGGTTGCAGTAAATGCAGAGTCTTTATCATATATGCCTGGATTTGGAATGGCAGTTGCAGCAACAACACTTGTGGGACAAAATTTAGGTGCAAAACAACCTGAACAGGCTGAAGAAAGTGCTTTTGAATCCTGGAAAATAGGATCAATGATAATGGGAGTTATGGCTCTAGTATTTTTGATTTTTCCAGAATTTTTAATGAAGCTATATACAGATGACCCAGAGATAATAAGGTTGGGAGTTAGAAACTTAAGAATAGTTGCATTTGCTCAAATACCGATGGGAACTCAATTTATTTTTGCTGGTGCTTTAAGGGGAGCAGGAGACACTAAGTCAGTTTTTTATAGTACAGCAATTTCAAGTTGGATTGGAAGATTGGGAATGGCATATATATTTATAAATATTTTTAATTGGGGACTTGTAGGTGCCTGGCTGGCAATGGTTATTGATTGGAGTATAAGAGGTGGATATGTTTTTTTAAGATTTAGATCTGGTAAATGGAAAAAAATAAAAGTATGA
- a CDS encoding Fur family transcriptional regulator, translated as MTDKELKNKLKDNNIQVTKTRLQILSIIDKEKKPLTATEINKIVEEKKYNIRLSTIYRNLKFFTKNEILRQLNFYSDEKRYEMLEEKHHQHLICIKCGEILPIKCPLANFEKEIEEETNYVIKNHDMEMYGVCPECQDNNFDKSK; from the coding sequence ATGACTGATAAGGAATTGAAAAACAAATTAAAAGATAATAATATTCAGGTTACAAAAACCAGGTTACAAATTTTAAGTATAATTGATAAAGAAAAAAAGCCTCTAACTGCAACAGAAATAAATAAAATTGTTGAAGAAAAAAAATATAATATTCGTTTATCTACAATATATAGAAACTTAAAATTTTTTACTAAAAATGAGATTCTAAGACAATTAAATTTTTATAGTGATGAAAAGCGGTATGAAATGTTAGAAGAAAAACATCATCAACATTTAATATGTATAAAATGTGGAGAAATTTTGCCAATTAAATGTCCTTTAGCTAATTTTGAAAAAGAAATTGAAGAAGAAACTAATTATGTAATAAAAAATCATGATATGGAAATGTATGGGGTTTGTCCTGAATGCCAGGATAACAATTTTGATAAATCAAAGTAG
- a CDS encoding metal ABC transporter permease, producing the protein MIEAIINYNFMQNAVMSAFFASIICGIIGTIVIEKNLVMMSGGIAHTSFGGIGLGYYLGFEPLIGGLAFAVFSALSIVKIKNQINTRSDTLIGLFWSVGMALGILFISFTPGYPPTMSTYLFGDILTTSRLDVIFAAILAFFILFIISSYYKYWKAYLFDDEFLSVLGINTGFMEYFLFILIAFSIVVVIKLVGIILVIALLTAPAAIARIFTYSLKKMMATAVFLSIMFSAIGLYLSYNFDIPSGATIILLAGGSYLFIALFKNIREG; encoded by the coding sequence TTGATAGAAGCAATAATTAATTATAATTTTATGCAAAATGCGGTTATGAGTGCTTTTTTTGCAAGTATTATCTGTGGAATAATTGGTACAATAGTAATTGAAAAAAATTTAGTAATGATGAGTGGAGGTATTGCTCATACCTCCTTTGGTGGGATTGGGCTTGGATATTATCTTGGATTTGAGCCCCTGATTGGAGGTTTAGCTTTTGCAGTTTTTTCAGCTCTTTCTATTGTGAAAATAAAAAATCAAATTAATACAAGATCAGATACTCTTATTGGTTTATTTTGGTCTGTAGGTATGGCCCTGGGGATTTTGTTTATTTCTTTTACTCCTGGTTATCCACCTACTATGTCTACTTATTTATTTGGGGATATTTTAACTACTTCCAGGCTTGATGTAATTTTTGCTGCTATTTTAGCATTTTTTATTCTGTTCATAATTAGTTCTTATTATAAATACTGGAAAGCCTATTTATTCGATGATGAATTTTTGTCAGTTCTGGGAATTAATACAGGATTTATGGAATATTTTCTATTTATTTTAATAGCCTTTTCAATTGTTGTAGTAATTAAATTGGTTGGAATTATTTTAGTAATTGCTTTATTAACTGCTCCAGCTGCTATAGCAAGAATTTTTACTTATAGTTTAAAAAAGATGATGGCAACTGCTGTATTTTTAAGTATAATGTTTTCAGCTATAGGTCTATATCTATCCTATAATTTTGATATACCTTCAGGAGCAACTATAATTTTACTTGCTGGGGGAAGTTATCTGTTTATCGCGTTATTTAAAAATATACGAGAAGGATAA
- a CDS encoding metal ABC transporter ATP-binding protein — translation MIALEIKNLFVEYGENQVLEDINLKIPDKHFLGIIGPNGGGKSTLLKAIVGLIDFKKGEIKIYGKEPKELNGLLGYVPQASQFDKDFPINVEEVVLSGILKDNLKLFKKYNKKDYKKAKSIMKKLDIYNLRNRQIGQLSGGQLQKVLIGRALMTEPKILLLDEPTASIDASSTTQIYELLSEINKDMTIIIVSHNMEAVASYLDSVACLNKKLYHHHEKQLDPETVKNVYGCPVDLIAHGMPHRVLGNHNHNHKAGEKVDRSNN, via the coding sequence ATGATTGCTCTGGAAATAAAAAATTTGTTTGTTGAATATGGAGAAAATCAGGTTTTAGAAGATATTAATTTGAAAATACCCGATAAACATTTTTTGGGAATTATAGGTCCTAATGGTGGAGGGAAAAGTACTTTACTTAAAGCTATTGTGGGTTTAATTGATTTTAAAAAAGGAGAAATAAAAATATATGGGAAAGAACCAAAAGAACTAAATGGTCTTTTAGGTTATGTTCCCCAGGCTTCACAATTTGATAAAGATTTTCCTATTAATGTTGAGGAAGTAGTCTTATCAGGTATACTCAAAGACAATCTAAAATTATTTAAAAAATATAATAAAAAAGATTATAAAAAAGCAAAAAGTATAATGAAAAAATTAGATATTTATAATCTGAGAAACCGTCAAATTGGACAATTATCTGGAGGTCAACTCCAAAAAGTTTTAATAGGAAGAGCTCTAATGACTGAACCCAAAATATTGCTTTTAGATGAACCAACTGCCAGTATTGATGCCAGTTCTACTACTCAGATATACGAATTATTAAGTGAAATAAATAAGGATATGACAATTATAATTGTTAGTCACAACATGGAAGCAGTTGCCAGTTATTTGGATAGTGTGGCCTGTTTAAATAAAAAACTTTATCATCATCATGAAAAACAATTAGATCCTGAAACAGTAAAAAATGTTTATGGTTGTCCTGTAGATTTAATAGCACATGGTATGCCTCATAGAGTTTTGGGTAATCATAACCATAATCATAAGGCAGGTGAAAAAGTTGATAGAAGCAATAATTAA
- a CDS encoding zinc ABC transporter substrate-binding protein gives MFNKINSKIIILFTFVFIFLVFASFFSNSIYAKQSKIQVIAGITPLKTFIDKVGGEKIDSSVMIPPGYSPANYAPSPSKLKKISEANYYFTFQMPAEKSNILPKIKKFNKDIKLIKLDKITSDKYEPRKFSDGGVDPHIWMSTKRVKYIVEVITNKLIELDPDNEDYYQKRSNEYLTKLNEMDLYIKDRLSNLKGKTVLIYHPVLGYFTEEYGLDLKAIEKNGKEATPKRLQELIDFAKNENIKTIFHQATIDSKQTEVIASEIDGKTVEINPLAENYVENMKKIADLIVNSYK, from the coding sequence TTTTAGTTTTTGCCAGTTTTTTTAGTAATAGTATTTATGCAAAACAATCCAAAATACAGGTTATTGCCGGTATTACTCCCCTAAAAACTTTTATTGATAAAGTTGGTGGTGAAAAAATTGATTCTTCAGTAATGATTCCACCTGGTTATAGCCCGGCAAATTATGCACCATCACCATCTAAATTGAAAAAAATAAGTGAAGCTAATTATTATTTTACTTTCCAGATGCCTGCAGAAAAATCAAATATACTACCTAAAATAAAAAAGTTTAATAAAGATATAAAATTAATAAAACTTGATAAAATTACTTCAGATAAATATGAGCCAAGAAAATTCAGTGATGGTGGTGTTGACCCTCACATTTGGATGTCTACTAAAAGAGTAAAATATATTGTAGAAGTTATAACTAACAAATTAATTGAATTGGACCCAGATAATGAAGATTATTATCAAAAAAGAAGTAATGAATATTTAACTAAATTAAATGAGATGGATTTATATATAAAAGATAGACTTAGTAACTTAAAAGGAAAAACTGTTTTAATTTATCATCCTGTATTAGGTTATTTTACTGAGGAATATGGACTTGATTTAAAAGCTATTGAAAAGAATGGTAAAGAAGCAACTCCAAAAAGGTTACAGGAGTTAATAGACTTTGCCAAAAATGAAAATATAAAAACAATATTTCACCAAGCAACAATTGATAGTAAACAAACAGAGGTTATAGCTTCTGAAATTGATGGAAAAACAGTAGAAATAAACCCTTTAGCCGAAAATTATGTAGAAAACATGAAAAAGATTGCTGATTTGATTGTTAACTCTTATAAATAA